A portion of the Phacochoerus africanus isolate WHEZ1 chromosome 5, ROS_Pafr_v1, whole genome shotgun sequence genome contains these proteins:
- the IL32 gene encoding interleukin-32 isoform X4, with protein sequence MEPCPPPWISRRGFAQMRVRMHQCVDTFLQNLSEDNMQAAGRHPRLSPPGSGRAGRFAGLGMKEVPAQCPLLTQTTVTPVCQGRVGAAELSDGAEEQPPRSSLQDGLSEDLFGAFEAQLENDDDDSQVELTLMNLEPPRSSPQDGLSEELLGAFDVQLEDDDSVSLSCRLSPLSLPPLPHCVGAATCRQSSPASWSPALNSMTPHPGGPAAGLRCQAGERQVSSPLLNEVRQGVRSRVRRPPGHNQPHDVLAVREPRQSTFRRILELFEEMLQRLQQRWRDALAWVQERAAACFRGLCRALEAFWSLVQSFCSSMGHAFRSVIQV encoded by the exons ATGGAGCCCTGCCCGCCTCCCTGG ATATCGCGACGTGGTTTTGCTCAAATGCGGGTCAGGATG CACCAGTGTGTGGACACCTTCCTGCAGAATCTCTCTGAGGACAACATGCAGGCGGCTGGGCGTCACCCACGCCTGTCCCCTCCTGGCtcgggcagggcagggaggtttGCCGGTTTGGGGATGAAGGAGGTGCCCGCTCAGTGCCCCCTCCTCACACAGACAACTGTCACACCTGTGTGCCAG GGCAGAGTGGGGGCCGCAGAGCTCAGTGACGGGGCAGAAGAGCAGCCTCCACGCTCCTCTCTCCAGGACGGACTCAGTGAGGACCTGTTTGGAGCTTTCGAAGCTCAGCTGGAGAACGACGACGACGACTCG CAGGTGGAGTTAACCCTGATGAATCTGGAG CCTCCACGCTCCTCTCCCCAGGACGGACTCAGTGAGGAGCTGCTTGGAGCTTTCGATGTTCAGCTGGAGGACGACGACTCAGTGAGTTTGAGCTGCCGTCTCAGCCCCTTGTCCCTGCCCCCCCTTCCCCATTGTGTTGGTGCTGCCACGTGTAGACAGAGCTCCCCTGCGTCCTGGAGCCCTGCCCTCAATTCCATGACACCGCACCCAGGCGGGCCTGCTGCTGGGCTCAGATGTCAGGCAGGCGAAAGGCAG GTATCCAGTCCTCTGCTCAACGAAGTCCGGCAGGGAGTCCGTTCTAGAGTCCGAAGGCCTCCTGGCCACAACCAGCCACATGATGTGCTAGCGGTCCGGGAGCCCAGGCAGAGCACTTTCAGACGCATCCTTGAGCTGTTTGAGGAAATGCTGCAGCGCCTGCAGCAGAGGTGGAGGGATGCCCTGGCTTGGGTGCAGGAAAGGGCTGCTGCCTGCTTCCGGGGCTTGTGCAGGGCCCTTGAAGCTTTCTGGAGCCTGGTGCAGAGTTTTTGCTCCTCCATGGGGCACGCCTTCAGGAGTGTCATCCAGGTCTAA
- the IL32 gene encoding interleukin-32 isoform X10, which yields MEPCPPPWISRRGFAQMRVRMHQCVDTFLQNLSEDNMQAAGRHPRLSPPGSGRAGRFAGLGMKEVPAQCPLLTQTTVTPVCQDGLSEDLFGAFEAQLENDDDDSQVELTLMNLEPPRSSPQDGLSEELLGAFDVQLEDDDSVSLSCRLSPLSLPPLPHCVGAATCRQSSPASWSPALNSMTPHPGGPAAGLRCQAGERQVSSPLLNEVRQGVRSRVRRPPGHNQPHDVLAVREPRQSTFRRILELFEEMLQRLQQRWRDALAWVQERAAACFRGLCRALEAFWSLVQSFCSSMGHAFRSVIQV from the exons ATGGAGCCCTGCCCGCCTCCCTGG ATATCGCGACGTGGTTTTGCTCAAATGCGGGTCAGGATG CACCAGTGTGTGGACACCTTCCTGCAGAATCTCTCTGAGGACAACATGCAGGCGGCTGGGCGTCACCCACGCCTGTCCCCTCCTGGCtcgggcagggcagggaggtttGCCGGTTTGGGGATGAAGGAGGTGCCCGCTCAGTGCCCCCTCCTCACACAGACAACTGTCACACCTGTGTGCCAG GACGGACTCAGTGAGGACCTGTTTGGAGCTTTCGAAGCTCAGCTGGAGAACGACGACGACGACTCG CAGGTGGAGTTAACCCTGATGAATCTGGAG CCTCCACGCTCCTCTCCCCAGGACGGACTCAGTGAGGAGCTGCTTGGAGCTTTCGATGTTCAGCTGGAGGACGACGACTCAGTGAGTTTGAGCTGCCGTCTCAGCCCCTTGTCCCTGCCCCCCCTTCCCCATTGTGTTGGTGCTGCCACGTGTAGACAGAGCTCCCCTGCGTCCTGGAGCCCTGCCCTCAATTCCATGACACCGCACCCAGGCGGGCCTGCTGCTGGGCTCAGATGTCAGGCAGGCGAAAGGCAG GTATCCAGTCCTCTGCTCAACGAAGTCCGGCAGGGAGTCCGTTCTAGAGTCCGAAGGCCTCCTGGCCACAACCAGCCACATGATGTGCTAGCGGTCCGGGAGCCCAGGCAGAGCACTTTCAGACGCATCCTTGAGCTGTTTGAGGAAATGCTGCAGCGCCTGCAGCAGAGGTGGAGGGATGCCCTGGCTTGGGTGCAGGAAAGGGCTGCTGCCTGCTTCCGGGGCTTGTGCAGGGCCCTTGAAGCTTTCTGGAGCCTGGTGCAGAGTTTTTGCTCCTCCATGGGGCACGCCTTCAGGAGTGTCATCCAGGTCTAA
- the IL32 gene encoding interleukin-32 isoform X9, which translates to MEPCPPPWISRRGFAQMRVRMHQCVDTFLQNLSEDNMQAAGRHPRLSPPGSGRAGRFAGLGMKEVPAQCPLLTQTTVTPVCQDGLSEDLFGAFEAQLENDDDDSVELTLMNLESSVTGEQPPRSSPQDGLSEELLGAFDVQLEDDDSVSLSCRLSPLSLPPLPHCVGAATCRQSSPASWSPALNSMTPHPGGPAAGLRCQAGERQVSSPLLNEVRQGVRSRVRRPPGHNQPHDVLAVREPRQSTFRRILELFEEMLQRLQQRWRDALAWVQERAAACFRGLCRALEAFWSLVQSFCSSMGHAFRSVIQV; encoded by the exons ATGGAGCCCTGCCCGCCTCCCTGG ATATCGCGACGTGGTTTTGCTCAAATGCGGGTCAGGATG CACCAGTGTGTGGACACCTTCCTGCAGAATCTCTCTGAGGACAACATGCAGGCGGCTGGGCGTCACCCACGCCTGTCCCCTCCTGGCtcgggcagggcagggaggtttGCCGGTTTGGGGATGAAGGAGGTGCCCGCTCAGTGCCCCCTCCTCACACAGACAACTGTCACACCTGTGTGCCAG GACGGACTCAGTGAGGACCTGTTTGGAGCTTTCGAAGCTCAGCTGGAGAACGACGACGACGACTCG GTGGAGTTAACCCTGATGAATCTGGAG AGCTCAGTGACAGGAGAGCAGCCTCCACGCTCCTCTCCCCAGGACGGACTCAGTGAGGAGCTGCTTGGAGCTTTCGATGTTCAGCTGGAGGACGACGACTCAGTGAGTTTGAGCTGCCGTCTCAGCCCCTTGTCCCTGCCCCCCCTTCCCCATTGTGTTGGTGCTGCCACGTGTAGACAGAGCTCCCCTGCGTCCTGGAGCCCTGCCCTCAATTCCATGACACCGCACCCAGGCGGGCCTGCTGCTGGGCTCAGATGTCAGGCAGGCGAAAGGCAG GTATCCAGTCCTCTGCTCAACGAAGTCCGGCAGGGAGTCCGTTCTAGAGTCCGAAGGCCTCCTGGCCACAACCAGCCACATGATGTGCTAGCGGTCCGGGAGCCCAGGCAGAGCACTTTCAGACGCATCCTTGAGCTGTTTGAGGAAATGCTGCAGCGCCTGCAGCAGAGGTGGAGGGATGCCCTGGCTTGGGTGCAGGAAAGGGCTGCTGCCTGCTTCCGGGGCTTGTGCAGGGCCCTTGAAGCTTTCTGGAGCCTGGTGCAGAGTTTTTGCTCCTCCATGGGGCACGCCTTCAGGAGTGTCATCCAGGTCTAA
- the IL32 gene encoding interleukin-32 isoform X17, with amino-acid sequence MEPCPPPWISRRGFAQMRVRMHQCVDTFLQNLSEDNMQAAGRHPRLSPPGSGRAGRFAGLGMKEVPAQCPLLTQTTVTPVCQGRVGAAELSDGAEEQPPRSSLQDGLSEDLFGAFEAQLENDDDDSQVELTLMNLEDGLSEELLGAFDVQLEDDDSVSSPLLNEVRQGVRSRVRRPPGHNQPHDVLAVREPRQSTFRRILELFEEMLQRLQQRWRDALAWVQERAAACFRGLCRALEAFWSLVQSFCSSMGHAFRSVIQV; translated from the exons ATGGAGCCCTGCCCGCCTCCCTGG ATATCGCGACGTGGTTTTGCTCAAATGCGGGTCAGGATG CACCAGTGTGTGGACACCTTCCTGCAGAATCTCTCTGAGGACAACATGCAGGCGGCTGGGCGTCACCCACGCCTGTCCCCTCCTGGCtcgggcagggcagggaggtttGCCGGTTTGGGGATGAAGGAGGTGCCCGCTCAGTGCCCCCTCCTCACACAGACAACTGTCACACCTGTGTGCCAG GGCAGAGTGGGGGCCGCAGAGCTCAGTGACGGGGCAGAAGAGCAGCCTCCACGCTCCTCTCTCCAGGACGGACTCAGTGAGGACCTGTTTGGAGCTTTCGAAGCTCAGCTGGAGAACGACGACGACGACTCG CAGGTGGAGTTAACCCTGATGAATCTGGAG GACGGACTCAGTGAGGAGCTGCTTGGAGCTTTCGATGTTCAGCTGGAGGACGACGACTCA GTATCCAGTCCTCTGCTCAACGAAGTCCGGCAGGGAGTCCGTTCTAGAGTCCGAAGGCCTCCTGGCCACAACCAGCCACATGATGTGCTAGCGGTCCGGGAGCCCAGGCAGAGCACTTTCAGACGCATCCTTGAGCTGTTTGAGGAAATGCTGCAGCGCCTGCAGCAGAGGTGGAGGGATGCCCTGGCTTGGGTGCAGGAAAGGGCTGCTGCCTGCTTCCGGGGCTTGTGCAGGGCCCTTGAAGCTTTCTGGAGCCTGGTGCAGAGTTTTTGCTCCTCCATGGGGCACGCCTTCAGGAGTGTCATCCAGGTCTAA
- the IL32 gene encoding interleukin-32 isoform X11, whose product MEPCPPPWISRRGFAQMRVRMHQCVDTFLQNLSEDNMQAAGRHPRLSPPGSGRAGRFAGLGMKEVPAQCPLLTQTTVTPVCQDGLSEDLFGAFEAQLENDDDDSVELTLMNLEPPRSSPQDGLSEELLGAFDVQLEDDDSVSLSCRLSPLSLPPLPHCVGAATCRQSSPASWSPALNSMTPHPGGPAAGLRCQAGERQVSSPLLNEVRQGVRSRVRRPPGHNQPHDVLAVREPRQSTFRRILELFEEMLQRLQQRWRDALAWVQERAAACFRGLCRALEAFWSLVQSFCSSMGHAFRSVIQV is encoded by the exons ATGGAGCCCTGCCCGCCTCCCTGG ATATCGCGACGTGGTTTTGCTCAAATGCGGGTCAGGATG CACCAGTGTGTGGACACCTTCCTGCAGAATCTCTCTGAGGACAACATGCAGGCGGCTGGGCGTCACCCACGCCTGTCCCCTCCTGGCtcgggcagggcagggaggtttGCCGGTTTGGGGATGAAGGAGGTGCCCGCTCAGTGCCCCCTCCTCACACAGACAACTGTCACACCTGTGTGCCAG GACGGACTCAGTGAGGACCTGTTTGGAGCTTTCGAAGCTCAGCTGGAGAACGACGACGACGACTCG GTGGAGTTAACCCTGATGAATCTGGAG CCTCCACGCTCCTCTCCCCAGGACGGACTCAGTGAGGAGCTGCTTGGAGCTTTCGATGTTCAGCTGGAGGACGACGACTCAGTGAGTTTGAGCTGCCGTCTCAGCCCCTTGTCCCTGCCCCCCCTTCCCCATTGTGTTGGTGCTGCCACGTGTAGACAGAGCTCCCCTGCGTCCTGGAGCCCTGCCCTCAATTCCATGACACCGCACCCAGGCGGGCCTGCTGCTGGGCTCAGATGTCAGGCAGGCGAAAGGCAG GTATCCAGTCCTCTGCTCAACGAAGTCCGGCAGGGAGTCCGTTCTAGAGTCCGAAGGCCTCCTGGCCACAACCAGCCACATGATGTGCTAGCGGTCCGGGAGCCCAGGCAGAGCACTTTCAGACGCATCCTTGAGCTGTTTGAGGAAATGCTGCAGCGCCTGCAGCAGAGGTGGAGGGATGCCCTGGCTTGGGTGCAGGAAAGGGCTGCTGCCTGCTTCCGGGGCTTGTGCAGGGCCCTTGAAGCTTTCTGGAGCCTGGTGCAGAGTTTTTGCTCCTCCATGGGGCACGCCTTCAGGAGTGTCATCCAGGTCTAA
- the IL32 gene encoding interleukin-32 isoform X5: MEPCPPPWISRRGFAQMRVRMHQCVDTFLQNLSEDNMQAAGRHPRLSPPGSGRAGRFAGLGMKEVPAQCPLLTQTTVTPVCQGRVGAAELSDGAEEQPPRSSLQDGLSEDLFGAFEAQLENDDDDSVELTLMNLEPPRSSPQDGLSEELLGAFDVQLEDDDSVSLSCRLSPLSLPPLPHCVGAATCRQSSPASWSPALNSMTPHPGGPAAGLRCQAGERQVSSPLLNEVRQGVRSRVRRPPGHNQPHDVLAVREPRQSTFRRILELFEEMLQRLQQRWRDALAWVQERAAACFRGLCRALEAFWSLVQSFCSSMGHAFRSVIQV; this comes from the exons ATGGAGCCCTGCCCGCCTCCCTGG ATATCGCGACGTGGTTTTGCTCAAATGCGGGTCAGGATG CACCAGTGTGTGGACACCTTCCTGCAGAATCTCTCTGAGGACAACATGCAGGCGGCTGGGCGTCACCCACGCCTGTCCCCTCCTGGCtcgggcagggcagggaggtttGCCGGTTTGGGGATGAAGGAGGTGCCCGCTCAGTGCCCCCTCCTCACACAGACAACTGTCACACCTGTGTGCCAG GGCAGAGTGGGGGCCGCAGAGCTCAGTGACGGGGCAGAAGAGCAGCCTCCACGCTCCTCTCTCCAGGACGGACTCAGTGAGGACCTGTTTGGAGCTTTCGAAGCTCAGCTGGAGAACGACGACGACGACTCG GTGGAGTTAACCCTGATGAATCTGGAG CCTCCACGCTCCTCTCCCCAGGACGGACTCAGTGAGGAGCTGCTTGGAGCTTTCGATGTTCAGCTGGAGGACGACGACTCAGTGAGTTTGAGCTGCCGTCTCAGCCCCTTGTCCCTGCCCCCCCTTCCCCATTGTGTTGGTGCTGCCACGTGTAGACAGAGCTCCCCTGCGTCCTGGAGCCCTGCCCTCAATTCCATGACACCGCACCCAGGCGGGCCTGCTGCTGGGCTCAGATGTCAGGCAGGCGAAAGGCAG GTATCCAGTCCTCTGCTCAACGAAGTCCGGCAGGGAGTCCGTTCTAGAGTCCGAAGGCCTCCTGGCCACAACCAGCCACATGATGTGCTAGCGGTCCGGGAGCCCAGGCAGAGCACTTTCAGACGCATCCTTGAGCTGTTTGAGGAAATGCTGCAGCGCCTGCAGCAGAGGTGGAGGGATGCCCTGGCTTGGGTGCAGGAAAGGGCTGCTGCCTGCTTCCGGGGCTTGTGCAGGGCCCTTGAAGCTTTCTGGAGCCTGGTGCAGAGTTTTTGCTCCTCCATGGGGCACGCCTTCAGGAGTGTCATCCAGGTCTAA
- the IL32 gene encoding interleukin-32 isoform X2, translating into MEPCPPPWISRRGFAQMRVRMHQCVDTFLQNLSEDNMQAAGRHPRLSPPGSGRAGRFAGLGMKEVPAQCPLLTQTTVTPVCQGRVGAAELSDGAEEQPPRSSLQDGLSEDLFGAFEAQLENDDDDSVELTLMNLESSVTGEQPPRSSPQDGLSEELLGAFDVQLEDDDSVSLSCRLSPLSLPPLPHCVGAATCRQSSPASWSPALNSMTPHPGGPAAGLRCQAGERQVSSPLLNEVRQGVRSRVRRPPGHNQPHDVLAVREPRQSTFRRILELFEEMLQRLQQRWRDALAWVQERAAACFRGLCRALEAFWSLVQSFCSSMGHAFRSVIQV; encoded by the exons ATGGAGCCCTGCCCGCCTCCCTGG ATATCGCGACGTGGTTTTGCTCAAATGCGGGTCAGGATG CACCAGTGTGTGGACACCTTCCTGCAGAATCTCTCTGAGGACAACATGCAGGCGGCTGGGCGTCACCCACGCCTGTCCCCTCCTGGCtcgggcagggcagggaggtttGCCGGTTTGGGGATGAAGGAGGTGCCCGCTCAGTGCCCCCTCCTCACACAGACAACTGTCACACCTGTGTGCCAG GGCAGAGTGGGGGCCGCAGAGCTCAGTGACGGGGCAGAAGAGCAGCCTCCACGCTCCTCTCTCCAGGACGGACTCAGTGAGGACCTGTTTGGAGCTTTCGAAGCTCAGCTGGAGAACGACGACGACGACTCG GTGGAGTTAACCCTGATGAATCTGGAG AGCTCAGTGACAGGAGAGCAGCCTCCACGCTCCTCTCCCCAGGACGGACTCAGTGAGGAGCTGCTTGGAGCTTTCGATGTTCAGCTGGAGGACGACGACTCAGTGAGTTTGAGCTGCCGTCTCAGCCCCTTGTCCCTGCCCCCCCTTCCCCATTGTGTTGGTGCTGCCACGTGTAGACAGAGCTCCCCTGCGTCCTGGAGCCCTGCCCTCAATTCCATGACACCGCACCCAGGCGGGCCTGCTGCTGGGCTCAGATGTCAGGCAGGCGAAAGGCAG GTATCCAGTCCTCTGCTCAACGAAGTCCGGCAGGGAGTCCGTTCTAGAGTCCGAAGGCCTCCTGGCCACAACCAGCCACATGATGTGCTAGCGGTCCGGGAGCCCAGGCAGAGCACTTTCAGACGCATCCTTGAGCTGTTTGAGGAAATGCTGCAGCGCCTGCAGCAGAGGTGGAGGGATGCCCTGGCTTGGGTGCAGGAAAGGGCTGCTGCCTGCTTCCGGGGCTTGTGCAGGGCCCTTGAAGCTTTCTGGAGCCTGGTGCAGAGTTTTTGCTCCTCCATGGGGCACGCCTTCAGGAGTGTCATCCAGGTCTAA
- the IL32 gene encoding interleukin-32 isoform X14 has protein sequence MEPCPPPWISRRGFAQMRVRMHQCVDTFLQNLSEDNMQAAGRHPRLSPPGSGRAGRFAGLGMKEVPAQCPLLTQTTVTPVCQGRVGAAELSDGAEEQPPRSSLQDGLSEDLFGAFEAQLENDDDDSQVELTLMNLESSVTGEQPPRSSPQDGLSEELLGAFDVQLEDDDSVSSPLLNEVRQGVRSRVRRPPGHNQPHDVLAVREPRQSTFRRILELFEEMLQRLQQRWRDALAWVQERAAACFRGLCRALEAFWSLVQSFCSSMGHAFRSVIQV, from the exons ATGGAGCCCTGCCCGCCTCCCTGG ATATCGCGACGTGGTTTTGCTCAAATGCGGGTCAGGATG CACCAGTGTGTGGACACCTTCCTGCAGAATCTCTCTGAGGACAACATGCAGGCGGCTGGGCGTCACCCACGCCTGTCCCCTCCTGGCtcgggcagggcagggaggtttGCCGGTTTGGGGATGAAGGAGGTGCCCGCTCAGTGCCCCCTCCTCACACAGACAACTGTCACACCTGTGTGCCAG GGCAGAGTGGGGGCCGCAGAGCTCAGTGACGGGGCAGAAGAGCAGCCTCCACGCTCCTCTCTCCAGGACGGACTCAGTGAGGACCTGTTTGGAGCTTTCGAAGCTCAGCTGGAGAACGACGACGACGACTCG CAGGTGGAGTTAACCCTGATGAATCTGGAG AGCTCAGTGACAGGAGAGCAGCCTCCACGCTCCTCTCCCCAGGACGGACTCAGTGAGGAGCTGCTTGGAGCTTTCGATGTTCAGCTGGAGGACGACGACTCA GTATCCAGTCCTCTGCTCAACGAAGTCCGGCAGGGAGTCCGTTCTAGAGTCCGAAGGCCTCCTGGCCACAACCAGCCACATGATGTGCTAGCGGTCCGGGAGCCCAGGCAGAGCACTTTCAGACGCATCCTTGAGCTGTTTGAGGAAATGCTGCAGCGCCTGCAGCAGAGGTGGAGGGATGCCCTGGCTTGGGTGCAGGAAAGGGCTGCTGCCTGCTTCCGGGGCTTGTGCAGGGCCCTTGAAGCTTTCTGGAGCCTGGTGCAGAGTTTTTGCTCCTCCATGGGGCACGCCTTCAGGAGTGTCATCCAGGTCTAA
- the IL32 gene encoding interleukin-32 isoform X1 produces the protein MEPCPPPWISRRGFAQMRVRMHQCVDTFLQNLSEDNMQAAGRHPRLSPPGSGRAGRFAGLGMKEVPAQCPLLTQTTVTPVCQGRVGAAELSDGAEEQPPRSSLQDGLSEDLFGAFEAQLENDDDDSQVELTLMNLESSVTGEQPPRSSPQDGLSEELLGAFDVQLEDDDSVSLSCRLSPLSLPPLPHCVGAATCRQSSPASWSPALNSMTPHPGGPAAGLRCQAGERQVSSPLLNEVRQGVRSRVRRPPGHNQPHDVLAVREPRQSTFRRILELFEEMLQRLQQRWRDALAWVQERAAACFRGLCRALEAFWSLVQSFCSSMGHAFRSVIQV, from the exons ATGGAGCCCTGCCCGCCTCCCTGG ATATCGCGACGTGGTTTTGCTCAAATGCGGGTCAGGATG CACCAGTGTGTGGACACCTTCCTGCAGAATCTCTCTGAGGACAACATGCAGGCGGCTGGGCGTCACCCACGCCTGTCCCCTCCTGGCtcgggcagggcagggaggtttGCCGGTTTGGGGATGAAGGAGGTGCCCGCTCAGTGCCCCCTCCTCACACAGACAACTGTCACACCTGTGTGCCAG GGCAGAGTGGGGGCCGCAGAGCTCAGTGACGGGGCAGAAGAGCAGCCTCCACGCTCCTCTCTCCAGGACGGACTCAGTGAGGACCTGTTTGGAGCTTTCGAAGCTCAGCTGGAGAACGACGACGACGACTCG CAGGTGGAGTTAACCCTGATGAATCTGGAG AGCTCAGTGACAGGAGAGCAGCCTCCACGCTCCTCTCCCCAGGACGGACTCAGTGAGGAGCTGCTTGGAGCTTTCGATGTTCAGCTGGAGGACGACGACTCAGTGAGTTTGAGCTGCCGTCTCAGCCCCTTGTCCCTGCCCCCCCTTCCCCATTGTGTTGGTGCTGCCACGTGTAGACAGAGCTCCCCTGCGTCCTGGAGCCCTGCCCTCAATTCCATGACACCGCACCCAGGCGGGCCTGCTGCTGGGCTCAGATGTCAGGCAGGCGAAAGGCAG GTATCCAGTCCTCTGCTCAACGAAGTCCGGCAGGGAGTCCGTTCTAGAGTCCGAAGGCCTCCTGGCCACAACCAGCCACATGATGTGCTAGCGGTCCGGGAGCCCAGGCAGAGCACTTTCAGACGCATCCTTGAGCTGTTTGAGGAAATGCTGCAGCGCCTGCAGCAGAGGTGGAGGGATGCCCTGGCTTGGGTGCAGGAAAGGGCTGCTGCCTGCTTCCGGGGCTTGTGCAGGGCCCTTGAAGCTTTCTGGAGCCTGGTGCAGAGTTTTTGCTCCTCCATGGGGCACGCCTTCAGGAGTGTCATCCAGGTCTAA
- the IL32 gene encoding interleukin-32 isoform X12: MEPCPPPWISRRGFAQMRVRMHQCVDTFLQNLSEDNMQAAGRHPRLSPPGSGRAGRFAGLGMKEVPAQCPLLTQTTVTPVCQDGLSEDLFGAFEAQLENDDDDSQVELTLMNLEDGLSEELLGAFDVQLEDDDSVSLSCRLSPLSLPPLPHCVGAATCRQSSPASWSPALNSMTPHPGGPAAGLRCQAGERQVSSPLLNEVRQGVRSRVRRPPGHNQPHDVLAVREPRQSTFRRILELFEEMLQRLQQRWRDALAWVQERAAACFRGLCRALEAFWSLVQSFCSSMGHAFRSVIQV, translated from the exons ATGGAGCCCTGCCCGCCTCCCTGG ATATCGCGACGTGGTTTTGCTCAAATGCGGGTCAGGATG CACCAGTGTGTGGACACCTTCCTGCAGAATCTCTCTGAGGACAACATGCAGGCGGCTGGGCGTCACCCACGCCTGTCCCCTCCTGGCtcgggcagggcagggaggtttGCCGGTTTGGGGATGAAGGAGGTGCCCGCTCAGTGCCCCCTCCTCACACAGACAACTGTCACACCTGTGTGCCAG GACGGACTCAGTGAGGACCTGTTTGGAGCTTTCGAAGCTCAGCTGGAGAACGACGACGACGACTCG CAGGTGGAGTTAACCCTGATGAATCTGGAG GACGGACTCAGTGAGGAGCTGCTTGGAGCTTTCGATGTTCAGCTGGAGGACGACGACTCAGTGAGTTTGAGCTGCCGTCTCAGCCCCTTGTCCCTGCCCCCCCTTCCCCATTGTGTTGGTGCTGCCACGTGTAGACAGAGCTCCCCTGCGTCCTGGAGCCCTGCCCTCAATTCCATGACACCGCACCCAGGCGGGCCTGCTGCTGGGCTCAGATGTCAGGCAGGCGAAAGGCAG GTATCCAGTCCTCTGCTCAACGAAGTCCGGCAGGGAGTCCGTTCTAGAGTCCGAAGGCCTCCTGGCCACAACCAGCCACATGATGTGCTAGCGGTCCGGGAGCCCAGGCAGAGCACTTTCAGACGCATCCTTGAGCTGTTTGAGGAAATGCTGCAGCGCCTGCAGCAGAGGTGGAGGGATGCCCTGGCTTGGGTGCAGGAAAGGGCTGCTGCCTGCTTCCGGGGCTTGTGCAGGGCCCTTGAAGCTTTCTGGAGCCTGGTGCAGAGTTTTTGCTCCTCCATGGGGCACGCCTTCAGGAGTGTCATCCAGGTCTAA
- the IL32 gene encoding interleukin-32 isoform X18 codes for MEPCPPPWISRRGFAQMRVRMHQCVDTFLQNLSEDNMQAAGRHPRLSPPGSGRAGRFAGLGMKEVPAQCPLLTQTTVTPVCQGRVGAAELSDGAEEQPPRSSLQDGLSEDLFGAFEAQLENDDDDSVELTLMNLEDGLSEELLGAFDVQLEDDDSVSSPLLNEVRQGVRSRVRRPPGHNQPHDVLAVREPRQSTFRRILELFEEMLQRLQQRWRDALAWVQERAAACFRGLCRALEAFWSLVQSFCSSMGHAFRSVIQV; via the exons ATGGAGCCCTGCCCGCCTCCCTGG ATATCGCGACGTGGTTTTGCTCAAATGCGGGTCAGGATG CACCAGTGTGTGGACACCTTCCTGCAGAATCTCTCTGAGGACAACATGCAGGCGGCTGGGCGTCACCCACGCCTGTCCCCTCCTGGCtcgggcagggcagggaggtttGCCGGTTTGGGGATGAAGGAGGTGCCCGCTCAGTGCCCCCTCCTCACACAGACAACTGTCACACCTGTGTGCCAG GGCAGAGTGGGGGCCGCAGAGCTCAGTGACGGGGCAGAAGAGCAGCCTCCACGCTCCTCTCTCCAGGACGGACTCAGTGAGGACCTGTTTGGAGCTTTCGAAGCTCAGCTGGAGAACGACGACGACGACTCG GTGGAGTTAACCCTGATGAATCTGGAG GACGGACTCAGTGAGGAGCTGCTTGGAGCTTTCGATGTTCAGCTGGAGGACGACGACTCA GTATCCAGTCCTCTGCTCAACGAAGTCCGGCAGGGAGTCCGTTCTAGAGTCCGAAGGCCTCCTGGCCACAACCAGCCACATGATGTGCTAGCGGTCCGGGAGCCCAGGCAGAGCACTTTCAGACGCATCCTTGAGCTGTTTGAGGAAATGCTGCAGCGCCTGCAGCAGAGGTGGAGGGATGCCCTGGCTTGGGTGCAGGAAAGGGCTGCTGCCTGCTTCCGGGGCTTGTGCAGGGCCCTTGAAGCTTTCTGGAGCCTGGTGCAGAGTTTTTGCTCCTCCATGGGGCACGCCTTCAGGAGTGTCATCCAGGTCTAA